In Microvenator marinus, one genomic interval encodes:
- the dsrP gene encoding sulfate reduction electron transfer complex DsrMKJOP subunit DsrP produces the protein MSDTQHAVSYPRFLLHSFIAATDGSRAFYAWMTFLTALMLVGANAWAHQVVEGMALTGMTDHVSWGLYIANFTFLVGLAAGAVMMVIPAYLYDDHEMHDVVIIGELLAVAALVMCLGFVLADLGRPDRFWHMIPGLGRLNWPISMLTWDMIVLNGYLLINAHIAGYLLYTRFLGKKPNPRWYLPFVFLSIAWAVSIHTVTAFLYSGLGGRPFWNTAILAPRFLASAFVSGPAFVIVTLQIIRKLSDFKFGNGPIMTLLKVMRVTVLLNLFLLAAELFTIFYTGGSHVAAAQYLFFGLHGKSGLVPWIWTAIALNTIAAVMLLAPRAKTHMTWLNVACVITFVGVWIEKGMGLIIPGFIPSTLHEIVEYSPSLVEWKIMVGLWALGLMIYTVLLKIAIPILTDQVKVDTK, from the coding sequence ATGAGTGATACACAACATGCGGTCAGCTACCCGCGCTTTTTGCTCCATTCTTTCATTGCTGCGACCGATGGCAGCCGCGCGTTTTACGCGTGGATGACGTTCCTGACCGCGCTGATGCTTGTCGGTGCGAACGCCTGGGCACATCAGGTTGTGGAGGGTATGGCGCTGACCGGGATGACCGACCACGTCTCGTGGGGGCTCTATATCGCGAACTTCACCTTCCTTGTGGGGCTCGCCGCGGGGGCGGTGATGATGGTGATCCCGGCGTATCTTTACGATGACCACGAGATGCACGACGTGGTGATTATTGGGGAGTTATTGGCGGTGGCGGCGCTTGTGATGTGCCTGGGTTTTGTGTTGGCTGACCTTGGGAGGCCGGACCGCTTCTGGCATATGATTCCGGGGCTTGGGCGGCTGAACTGGCCGATCTCGATGCTGACCTGGGATATGATCGTGCTCAATGGCTATCTGCTGATCAACGCGCATATCGCCGGGTACCTGCTCTACACACGATTCTTAGGAAAGAAGCCCAATCCGCGCTGGTATCTGCCCTTTGTTTTTCTCTCGATCGCCTGGGCTGTCTCCATTCATACGGTCACGGCGTTTCTGTACAGCGGTCTTGGCGGCCGCCCCTTCTGGAACACCGCCATTTTGGCCCCGCGCTTCCTTGCGTCTGCTTTTGTGTCGGGTCCTGCGTTTGTGATTGTAACCTTGCAGATCATTCGCAAGTTGAGTGATTTCAAGTTTGGAAACGGCCCCATCATGACCTTGCTCAAGGTCATGCGTGTGACGGTGCTCTTGAACCTCTTCCTTCTGGCGGCGGAGCTCTTCACGATCTTCTACACGGGTGGCTCACATGTGGCGGCGGCGCAGTACCTCTTCTTTGGGCTCCACGGCAAGAGTGGGCTTGTCCCGTGGATTTGGACAGCCATCGCCCTGAACACCATTGCGGCCGTGATGCTGCTTGCCCCGCGCGCAAAGACCCATATGACGTGGCTCAATGTGGCGTGTGTGATCACGTTTGTTGGGGTGTGGATTGAGAAAGGCATGGGGTTGATTATCCCTGGCTTCATCCCGAGCACCCTGCATGAGATCGTGGAGTATTCACCGTCGCTGGTCGAGTGGAAGATCATGGTGGGCCTCTGGGCGCTCGGGCTCATGATCTACACCGTGCTACTCAAGATCGCGATCCCCATCCTCACTGACCAGGTCAAGGTCGATACCAAGTAG
- a CDS encoding 4Fe-4S dicluster domain-containing protein has protein sequence MPPISRRTAIKAFGATLGAAAFARALAPLSNYQEGMSAEEFIQNHYKELSDEDMLKVLKRLEAETLKEYGAEVSIKDVKPMDGVQFGYALNLSVCIGCRKCAEACHKENNHDRATNNSYIRVMEMKQGSMDLEHGRAIYEDAVPEPGKYYMPVQCQQCDNPPCVHVCPVEATWKEKDGIVVVDYNWCIGCRYCEAACPYHARRFNWARPEIPAEEVNPVQAYLANRIRPQGVVEKCHFCLHRTREGRLPACLEACPTGARVFGNLLDPNSEIRWVLANKRVFVLKEELGTHPRFFYYFDE, from the coding sequence ATGCCCCCGATAAGCAGACGAACAGCCATCAAGGCGTTTGGCGCGACGCTGGGTGCGGCCGCTTTTGCCCGCGCCCTTGCCCCGCTCTCTAACTACCAGGAAGGGATGAGCGCCGAAGAATTCATCCAGAATCACTATAAAGAGCTCAGTGATGAGGACATGCTCAAGGTACTCAAACGCCTGGAGGCGGAGACCTTGAAGGAGTATGGTGCCGAGGTCTCGATCAAGGATGTCAAACCCATGGACGGTGTGCAGTTCGGCTATGCGCTCAATCTGAGCGTGTGTATCGGCTGCAGAAAGTGTGCGGAAGCGTGTCACAAAGAGAATAACCACGACCGAGCCACGAATAACTCCTACATCCGCGTCATGGAGATGAAACAGGGGAGCATGGACTTAGAGCATGGCAGGGCTATCTACGAAGATGCTGTTCCAGAGCCGGGCAAATACTATATGCCCGTGCAGTGCCAACAATGCGATAATCCACCCTGTGTTCACGTCTGTCCGGTCGAGGCGACCTGGAAAGAGAAGGACGGGATTGTGGTGGTGGACTATAACTGGTGCATTGGCTGCCGCTATTGCGAGGCTGCTTGCCCCTACCACGCGCGTCGATTTAACTGGGCACGTCCCGAGATCCCGGCCGAAGAGGTCAATCCCGTTCAGGCCTATCTGGCCAATCGGATTCGGCCACAGGGCGTGGTGGAGAAGTGCCATTTCTGCTTGCATCGGACACGTGAGGGCCGGCTGCCGGCATGCCTCGAAGCATGTCCTACGGGCGCACGTGTGTTTGGAAACCTTCTGGATCCGAACTCCGAGATCCGGTGGGTGCTCGCGAATAAGCGTGTCTTTGTTCTCAAAGAAGAGCTTGGGACACATCCACGGTTCTTTTATTACTTCGACGAGTAG